One Pseudomonas sp. MH9.2 DNA segment encodes these proteins:
- a CDS encoding undecaprenyl-diphosphate phosphatase, with amino-acid sequence MTNVCSSGLDIGFASLDYMQIGILGIIQGITELLPVSSTAHMRIVPALLGWPDPGSAFSAAMQLAALAAVVSYFWRDVREVVTGSIGAVQRRDFSNQSFKLAVAIVLATIPIGIAGLALSSTLNACDSPLRGLMVIGISCVVMAVLLAAAELSCRHRRTVGEMRLRDALIVGIAQVGALIPGVSRSGSTLTAALFLNFKREEAARFSFLLGLPAIALAGLKELWVLFHAHIPAEAWSHLIFGLVIASVSAFCAIWGLMKFLEKFSTWPFVIYRAALGIFLIVAVSTGFLS; translated from the coding sequence TTGACAAACGTCTGCTCCAGCGGCCTTGATATCGGCTTTGCTTCTCTGGATTACATGCAAATTGGCATCCTGGGCATCATTCAAGGCATCACCGAGTTATTACCCGTTTCATCCACTGCTCACATGCGAATCGTACCGGCCCTTCTCGGCTGGCCGGATCCCGGTTCGGCGTTTTCCGCCGCCATGCAATTGGCCGCACTGGCTGCGGTAGTCAGCTATTTCTGGCGTGACGTACGGGAAGTCGTCACTGGAAGCATCGGTGCCGTGCAACGACGTGACTTCAGCAACCAGTCATTCAAGCTGGCAGTTGCCATTGTGCTTGCGACCATCCCTATTGGCATCGCAGGCCTTGCCTTGTCCTCGACACTCAATGCGTGCGACTCACCATTAAGAGGCTTGATGGTGATTGGTATCTCATGCGTTGTGATGGCCGTTTTGCTGGCTGCGGCCGAACTCAGCTGCCGTCATCGCCGCACAGTGGGAGAGATGCGCCTGCGGGACGCATTAATCGTTGGCATTGCACAGGTTGGCGCGCTGATACCCGGTGTTTCCCGCTCAGGTTCAACACTCACCGCTGCGCTTTTCCTTAATTTCAAACGCGAAGAAGCCGCGCGCTTCTCATTCCTGCTTGGGCTGCCCGCTATCGCGCTGGCCGGGCTGAAAGAGCTGTGGGTGCTGTTTCATGCGCATATTCCGGCCGAAGCGTGGTCTCACCTGATTTTCGGCCTGGTGATCGCCAGCGTGTCGGCATTTTGCGCCATCTGGGGCCTGATGAAGTTTCTGGAAAAATTCTCTACTTGGCCCTTCGTTATTTACCGGGCAGCACTGGGTATCTTCCTGATTGTCGCGGTCAGCACCGGCTTTCTGAGCTAA
- a CDS encoding MBL fold metallo-hydrolase, translating to MRFAVLGSGSRGNGTLVASNDTYVLVDCGFSLRETERRLARLGVSPHQLSAILVTHEHADHVHGVGLLSRRYNLPVYLSTGTLRGMRKPVEAAGFLSGGQGLQLGALHINVVSVAHDALEPTQFVFSNGQRRFGLLTDLGSYCASVLQSYHGLDALMIEANHCRDMLARGRYPYFLKERVGGELGHLNNHQAANLVSELGWQDLQHLVLAHLSSKNNLPQLARQCFVDTLGCDPDWLQVADQDSGLDWRYIA from the coding sequence GTGCGCTTTGCTGTTCTAGGCAGCGGCAGCCGAGGGAACGGCACGCTGGTAGCGAGTAACGACACATATGTGCTGGTGGATTGCGGTTTCTCCTTGCGAGAAACCGAGCGACGTCTGGCTCGTCTGGGTGTTAGTCCCCATCAGTTGAGTGCCATTCTGGTGACCCACGAACATGCCGATCATGTGCATGGCGTGGGTTTGCTGTCGCGGCGCTACAATTTACCGGTGTACCTCAGCACTGGCACCCTTCGCGGGATGCGTAAACCTGTAGAAGCCGCAGGGTTTCTGTCAGGCGGTCAGGGCTTGCAGCTGGGGGCGTTGCACATCAATGTGGTGTCGGTTGCCCACGACGCACTTGAGCCGACGCAGTTTGTGTTCAGTAACGGTCAGCGTCGATTTGGTCTGCTGACCGACCTTGGCTCTTACTGCGCCTCGGTGCTACAGAGTTATCACGGCCTGGACGCTTTGATGATCGAAGCCAACCACTGCCGCGATATGCTGGCCAGAGGTCGTTACCCGTATTTTTTGAAAGAACGGGTCGGCGGCGAACTGGGACATTTGAACAATCATCAGGCCGCCAACCTGGTGAGCGAATTGGGATGGCAGGATTTACAGCACCTGGTGCTGGCCCATCTCAGCAGCAAGAACAACCTGCCGCAGCTGGCCCGGCAATGTTTTGTCGACACCCTTGGGTGCGATCCGGACTGGCTGCAAGTGGCCGATCAAGATTCAGGGCTCGACTGGCGATATATCGCCTAG
- the purC gene encoding phosphoribosylaminoimidazolesuccinocarboxamide synthase — protein MEKREELYRGKAKSVYTTDDADRLILLFRNDTSAFDGKRIEQLDRKGMVNNKFNAFIMQKLEEAGIPTQFDKLLGDNECLVKKLEMIPVECVVRNYAAGSLVKRLGIEEGTKLNPYTFELFLKDDAKGDPFINESHVVAFGWGTAEQLVRMKELSLKVNEVLSKLFDDAGLLLVDFKLEFGVFHGQIVLGDEFSPDGCRLWDKETRKKMDKDRFRQGLGDVIEAYEEVAKRLGVPL, from the coding sequence ATGGAAAAACGTGAAGAACTCTACCGCGGCAAAGCCAAATCGGTGTACACCACCGACGACGCAGACCGCTTGATCCTGCTGTTTCGCAACGACACCTCGGCGTTCGACGGCAAGCGTATTGAACAGCTCGATCGCAAAGGCATGGTGAACAACAAGTTCAACGCCTTCATCATGCAAAAGCTCGAAGAGGCGGGTATCCCAACCCAATTCGACAAGCTGCTGGGCGATAACGAATGCCTGGTCAAAAAACTCGAGATGATCCCGGTCGAATGCGTCGTACGTAACTACGCCGCCGGTAGCCTGGTCAAACGCCTGGGCATCGAAGAGGGTACCAAGCTCAACCCTTACACCTTCGAACTGTTCCTCAAGGACGACGCGAAGGGCGACCCGTTCATCAACGAATCCCACGTAGTGGCTTTCGGTTGGGGCACCGCCGAACAACTGGTTCGAATGAAAGAGCTGTCCCTGAAGGTCAATGAAGTCCTGAGCAAGCTGTTCGACGACGCTGGCCTGCTGCTGGTCGACTTCAAACTCGAATTCGGCGTATTCCACGGCCAGATCGTCCTCGGCGATGAATTCAGCCCGGACGGTTGCCGTCTGTGGGACAAAGAAACCCGCAAGAAAATGGACAAAGACCGCTTCCGCCAGGGCCTCGGTGACGTTATCGAAGCTTACGAAGAAGTCGCAAAACGCCTCGGCGTACCGCTTTAA